The DNA region TGATCACAGAGAAATCCATTGctgctcttctgggcatggaAAAGGCTGGAGGAAGACGCatctacaacattaatcctagggCAAAGTATCTGTCCCATGAGATTAACCCAACAATCTTTCAACAGAATGCTGAAGGAAAACATTCCAAGAATaaggaactacatcagaacctccgggtacggctgaagatcatcttgggcaccatccatcatcgcccaacctccaactcctcagattacatcaacacagaccagaagtgcATTTTGTACTGTatccacaagggtctgaagctctgccttcctgcactcTCTTCAAATATCTTAGAGACTCTGTGAGAgataccagaaacaacatgaagaccagaaactacattcctctgggaGGCTCATTTCTGACGTCCTGATTGAAAGCGATCTCGTGAACCATCTGATACAGTTCAGCCTCATGGAAGACGTAATGATAGATACTGGAAGATCTTTGAACACTCaaaatctgaagagcatgggaattctgaatCAAGTAAGGGTCAAACCAACTCTagacacctcctgggaagctcttaaagataagagaaagatccaaaatggactctatctgttctcaaagATCAACCCTCCAGAGGTAGTCATGTACTACTTAGATGATCTGCGCAAACAAGGAGTAGAGTTCTCATACTTCTCCTTAGACTGGCTGCCAAAATTTCCTCCAGATTTCATGAAGAGGCCACGGGGGAAGAGAGCAAAGTTGGGAGAATCTtctggatcaagacctccagtACCTCTAGCTGGATCCTCTAGTAAGTCTGTTCCTCTCCCTCCTTCCATAAAAGTTAAACCTATTTCTTCCTCAATCCCTCAACCTTCGCCCATATACACTAACTCagaaactcctccctcaaccaccagaccATCTAACCAACCCTCTCAAAAATTCAACCTGGCCACCACATCTCTACCTATTTCAGAAGTAGAAATTCCAAACGAAACAACCTCACCCTCCTCATCTTCATCTCCAAAATCACCACCCTACTACACACTTTCATCAGATACTGAACTATCTGACCCTCACTCCCCAACTCTGGCTTAGCTCCAACAACGTGCTTTGGCCTCTCAACAGCCAACACAATCTATTCCTGAACCAGAAGTTATCTCTCCACCCACAGAAAACCCAAACACAACCACATCTGACCCTCCACCATCCGAACCAATTCACTCTAAATCACTACCAGAAAACTTTGAAATACCCCAACCAACTACATCCACTGACCCACAAACTCCCACACTTAACttaagccctcccacttctccacCCCAAGCATTTGAACTTGAAAACACCCTTCTAAACCTTGAGGAAGCAATAAAGGTGTTTGCAGAAGCTTCggttgacaaggtcaagtctctgaccatcaactaTGGCATAAGTGATGATCCCTCAACTGTAAGGActcactggaacagagtgataagttggatgacctctgaagccttcaagctgaaacgcctctctgagcaagtccgcaacgacttcatcagagacgctgagatcAGACTCCAGGCGCGTCTAGCCAGAGAAGCTAAAGAGCGGGCACGCAAAGAAGCTGAACAGAAAGCAAAGCAAGAAGAACTGCAAAGGATCAAGGAAGCTGAGGCCAAAGCTCTAGTTGatgctgctgaagctgaagcaaaagccAAAGCTACCGCTGAAGAAGCAGCTCATTTGGTTGAAGAGTCTACCGCCAGGGTAGGAAatgatgctctgactcagggggagtcctccaccTTTGTACCTCTGGTCCTAAAGATTCTTGAAGATCTACAGAAATAACAGcaggaagtccgagccagattggacCAACAGGATTCAGTCAATGTCAACATTAAGAATCTGCTGACCCAGCTGCTCtagaggatgcctcctcctccaaacacttaggcacctaggatttgTTTCTGTGTTCTTATCTTTTGCTTGTTGCTTTTCTCTGATTTGCTTGTTGTTTTCTACTTCTATGTTTTTCTCTCTGTACTTGCTATCCGTTAATATATCTCATTTTGCTCACTTGTTTTACtaagtcttttttattctgacaaaaagggggagaactaaaaacagctatgatgaaaacatatctaactCCTTTCAAAACTCTGCAAACATTGTTTCGAAATATTGACTTAAAGATTTGCAAGAAAGTAGCTAGAAACACCAAATcatggaaggtccggtaagaactttTGAACTCCCAaatctaactcagggggagcacACTACAATCTGATCTAAGACTCTTATCTAATAATGTTTCATCTCTAGATTAcattgttttgtcatcatcaaaaagggggagattgtaagaacaaaattagttctacaatagaattctaagattttgatgataacaaaggatgaaaccaaaaatcGCACTCTAACGATATTTTctctaagtatgcaggactctgaacagtAACGAAGCATTCTGATCTCCTATCTGATACGAACACTTGTCAGATgcaaagtactagaagatcatATGCCGCTAAGGAAGAAGTACGTCCaagaagttctgactctgatcaaagaaagacagtaaaaagaaccagaagctctaacaACTACTGGTCTTAGAATCTGATGATCAAGAAGACTAGTAttctgagaagctctgatgaatTCAGACATGATCTCCTTCTGAAGAATGACTCCGATACAACAAGACTCTGATGAACATTCACCAAGTCCAGAAAGAGTAACGAAAAGAATTTCTCAgtatggaaaggaagtattttaagaaagaagttaatcagggagacaaaatggttataGCAAGAAACACAtaagtaatgacattgaatgctcatcaaagaccaagattctgtcatcactccaacagtccttctcactactatataaaggacaatCTACCTCACTGAGAGACAACATCAACGCACAAAaaagtcattcatattctctctcattttttttcacgagttgctgctcttacgtgaaaaactTTTGTTCTAATACTCTGCTGTAAAACTTGTTTACCCTTAGAAGCGCCTTACATTACAAATTCATTTTACTTAAATTGCTTttgattcctcaagtgactctacgcagtctgtatacttgagagggctaagagattattctcttagatGATTTATTGTGTAATATTTCAatattagtggattaagtccttgttgaaggtgaaatcaccttagtcgggtggactggagtaactttgttttctaagcgaactagtataaaatgctgtgttgttattatttctgaaaaagcttttattttttaaaaacaattcaaaccaccctttcttgtttttctcacctttaaGAGGTATTGcagttgatcctgccaaggtcaaagcaatacaagagatgcctggGCCAAAAACTCAaaagcaagtctgaggttttcttggccgcttgaattacatttcgagatttatatcccacatgactgccacatgtgcgcctatattcaagctcctttggaaagatcagcgtcatgattggaccgaggatttccaaaaggcctttgatagtatcaaagagtatttgtctgagcctctgattttgtctccgcctgttgaagggagaccattgattatgtacttaactatgcttgatgattcca from Lathyrus oleraceus cultivar Zhongwan6 chromosome 1, CAAS_Psat_ZW6_1.0, whole genome shotgun sequence includes:
- the LOC127103294 gene encoding extensin-like, whose protein sequence is MYYLDDLRKQGVEFSYFSLDWLPKFPPDFMKRPRGKRAKLGESSGSRPPVPLAGSSSKSVPLPPSIKVKPISSSIPQPSPIYTNSETPPSTTRPSNQPSQKFNLATTSLPISEVEIPNETTSPSSSSSPKSPPYYTLSSDTELSDPHSPTLA